One part of the Glycine soja cultivar W05 chromosome 11, ASM419377v2, whole genome shotgun sequence genome encodes these proteins:
- the LOC114373568 gene encoding uncharacterized protein LOC114373568 isoform X2: protein MTERDKFKMSLVDYASSSDDDVPEPTEEEHRKKEEPQSPPLRSKTKSGSSSNQQLENKPHSSPPSVEKLPDASLLLDAPTVSSNLMSASDHFSRVAAAQAENASRKRDSNGMASSTVRSKVPRANLPHSRNVPETSGSMLVPPQISGRQSAHAGCSSSRSI from the exons ATGACCGAGAGAGACAAATTTAAAATGTCGCTTGTCGATTACGCTTCCTCTTCAGACGACGACGTTCCGGAACCCACTGAAGAAGAACACCGTAAAAAGGAGGAGCCCCAATCACCTCCTCTTCGTTCCAA GACTAAATCTGGATCTTCATCTAACCAGCAGCTAGAAAATAAACCACATTCATCTCCGCCTTCAGTGGAGAAACTTCCTGATGCTTCTCTTCTTTTGGATGCACCCACTGTCTCATCTAATCTAATGAGTGCTAGTGACCACTTCTCTCGAGTTGCCGCAGCTCAAGCTGAAAATGCTTCACGGAAGCGAGACTCAAATGGAATGGCATCCTCTACTGTTCGTAGTAAAGTTCCCAGAGCAAACTTGCCCCATTCAAGGAATGTTCCAGAAACTTCTGGTAGTATGCTAGTTCCACCTCAGATCAGTGGAAG
- the LOC114373568 gene encoding uncharacterized protein LOC114373568 isoform X3 codes for MTERDKFKMSLVDYASSSDDDVPEPTEEEHRKKEEPQSPPLRSKTKSGSSSNQQLENKPHSSPPSVEKLPDASLLLDAPTVSSNLMSASDHFSRVAAAQAENASRKRDSNGMASSTVRSKVPRANLPHSRNVPETSGSMLVPPQISGRKVVQVLQLE; via the exons ATGACCGAGAGAGACAAATTTAAAATGTCGCTTGTCGATTACGCTTCCTCTTCAGACGACGACGTTCCGGAACCCACTGAAGAAGAACACCGTAAAAAGGAGGAGCCCCAATCACCTCCTCTTCGTTCCAA GACTAAATCTGGATCTTCATCTAACCAGCAGCTAGAAAATAAACCACATTCATCTCCGCCTTCAGTGGAGAAACTTCCTGATGCTTCTCTTCTTTTGGATGCACCCACTGTCTCATCTAATCTAATGAGTGCTAGTGACCACTTCTCTCGAGTTGCCGCAGCTCAAGCTGAAAATGCTTCACGGAAGCGAGACTCAAATGGAATGGCATCCTCTACTGTTCGTAGTAAAGTTCCCAGAGCAAACTTGCCCCATTCAAGGAATGTTCCAGAAACTTCTGGTAGTATGCTAGTTCCACCTCAGATCAGTGGAAG GAAGGTGGTACAGGTCTTACAATTGGAGTAG